One Thunnus thynnus chromosome 18, fThuThy2.1, whole genome shotgun sequence genomic region harbors:
- the LOC137169640 gene encoding photoreceptor outer segment membrane glycoprotein 2-like, protein MAVGKVTFTKGEREKLAEVLCLLNWISVVTGTTLFGLGLFLKVEIQKWQEVMSEQGVLYVPHMLIATGLAACCINFLGGKICLDCADTNKFLRWKLVMMPYVICTFFFTSCVLAGALMCYSIRSQLEESLFLGLRSAMRYYKDTDTPGRCYLKRTLDLLQIQFQCCGNTGYRDWFQVQWISNRYLDMTSSTVVDRLRSNVEGKYLMDGVPFSCCSTFSPRPCIQQQVSNSSAHFNYDQQSQQLNLWRRGCRQALLDHYTGIMQSIGLTVLLIWLFELLVLTGVRYLQTAMENVLRLGDPDSESDGWILENSLAETARSNFNIIKNLGKCYQGDDDPNINIPTAAAEQEVPSQQVQIPVTS, encoded by the exons ATGGCAGTCGGTAAGGTGACCTTCAccaaaggggagagagagaagctggcTGAGGTCCTCTGCCTGCTCAACTGGATCTCTGTGGTGACGGGCACCACCCTCTTTGGCCTGGGCTTATTCCTCAAAGTAGAGATTCAGAAATGGCAAGAGGTGATGTCAGAGCAGGGGGTGTTGTATGTGCCACATATGCTGATCGCCACAGGCCTGGCAGCCTGCTGCATCAACTTCCTGGGCGGGAAGATCTGCCTGGACTGCGCCGACACCAACAAATTCCTGCGCTGGAAGTTGGTGATGATGCCGTACGTCATCTGCACCTTCTTCTTCACCTCCTGCGTCCTGGCGGGGGCGCTCATGTGCTACAGCATTCGCAGCCAGCTGGAGGAGTCGCTGTTCCTGGGCCTGCGGAGCGCCATGCGCTACtacaaagacacagacacacctgGCCGCTGCTACCTGAAGAGGACTCTGGACCTGCTGCAAATCCAGTTCCAGTGCTGTGGGAACACCGGGTACCGGGACTGGTTCCAGGTCCAGTGGATCAGCAACCGATACCTGGACATGACCAGCAGCACTGTGGTGGA CCGCCTGAGGAGTAACGTGGAGGGGAAGTACCTAATGGACGGCGTTCccttcagctgctgcagcaccTTCTCCCCGCGACCCTGCATCCAGCAGCAGGTCAGCAACAGCTCGGCCCACTTCAACTACGACCAGCAGAGCCAGCAGCTGAACCTGTGGAGGAGGGGCTGCCGCCAGGCGCTGCTGGACCACTACACCGGCATCATGCAGTCCATCGGCCTCACTGTGCTCCTCATCTGGCTGTTCGAG CTGCTGGTTCTGACGGGAGTCCGTTACCTTCAGACAGCCATGGAGAACGTTCTACGGCTGGGCGACCCGGACTCAGAGTCGGACGGCTGGATTCTGGAGAACAGCCTGGCAGAAACAGCCCGGTCAAACTTTAACATCATCAAGAATCTAGGGAAATGTTATCAGGGTGACGACGATCCAAACATCAACATCCCGACCGCCGCCGCTGAGCAGGAGGTGCCGTCACAGCAGGTCCAGATCCCAGTGACCAGCTAA